In a genomic window of Gigantopelta aegis isolate Gae_Host chromosome 9, Gae_host_genome, whole genome shotgun sequence:
- the LOC121381152 gene encoding uncharacterized protein LOC121381152, translating into MRAFLFIISTCCVLPNLKTGAATILRQLNISSGSFIEKVEGSKVEVRCSANSDVPTRNIYWKAQQPNSRFQQRHLNNYTVVFTITDLHRSDAGRYKCILVDAHGNGYMEKKMELHVTPNSSYPDGRGKCGITQFRCVDSGLCIFARFLCDGQPNCPDNSDEVNCSKDICRDKFRCNNSRCISKRLVCDGTDNCSDGTDEENCSSVSTTSPDVDETYHFNWLKTTVYTVIGCTVAIVIFISFIVIVVFRIKMKRLRTRRLARAMERHRQHQDGSNNPGRSAEQDPFLAVGTNSHFGNIIVNVNNGVQYVPSSDFNQFVDTPPPYHEVVGAHRRNSPPPPYSTIDRSPRPKSVSETTAETSNPAASGRRELHELPVTEVSHATESVNSATPVTQVSDSETANHTTQSLPQVDASPEQSEPVQSEPVQSGAEQIRLVQGSQSLPRPGRLAVHDGKIVINPENFGVAESNSISSHTLDTPRQGQLEVKEGQIVLKVDGDGDEALTRQMRGIQSPLEGEGSQSTGGGTLDVQDGVIVFRPRES; encoded by the exons ATGAGGGCGTTTCTCTTTATTATCAGCACCTGTTGTGTCTTGCCAA ACCTGAAAACCGGTGCCGCTACAATACTAAGGCAGCTTAACATTTCATCTGGCAGTTTCATTGAGAAGGTTGAGGGTTCAAAGGTTGAAGTGCGATGCTCGGCCAACAGCGACGTGCCCACTCGCAACATCTACTGGAAGGCGCAGCAGCCCAACTCTCGCTTCCAGCAGCGTCACCTCAACAACTACACGGTGGTCTTCACCATCACAGACCTGCACCGGTCGGATGCCGGCCGCTACAAGTGTATTCTCGTCGATGCCCATGGCAATGGCTACATGGAGAAAAAGATGGAGCTGCACGTCACACCTAACT CATCGTACCCAGATGGTCGGGGTAAGTGTGGTATCACCCAGTTCCGCTGTGTCGACTCTGGCCTGTGTATCTTCGCTCGCTTTCTCTGTGATGGTCAGCCAAATTGTCCCGATAATTCTGATGAAGTAAACTGTTCAA aAGACATCTGTCGTGACAAGTTCCGGTGTAACAACAGTAGGTGTATCAGTAAACGACTGGTGTGCGATGGAACAGACAACTGTTCAGATGGAACAGATGAAGAGAACTGTTCTT CTGTCAGTACGACAAGTCCGGACGTGGATGAGACGTATCACTTCAACTGGCTGAAGACCACAGTGTACACGGTGATTGGCTGTACCGTGGCCATCGTCATCTTCATATCCTTCATCGTCATCGTCGTCTTCCGCATCAAGATGAAGCGTCTGCGCACACGCAGACTGGCCCGGGCAATGGAGCGACACCGTCAGCATCAGGACGGGTCTAACAACCCGGGCAGGTCGGCAGAGCAGGACCCCTTCCTGGCAGTGGGAACAAACTCACACTTCGGCAACATAATAGTCAATGTGAACAATGGGGTGCAGTATGTTCCATCATCAGACTTCAACCAGTTTGTGGATACCCCTCCCCCATACCACGAGGTGGTGGGTGCTCACAGACGCAActcgccaccaccaccatacaGTACAATTGACAGATCGCCAAGACCTAAATCAGTTTCTGAGACCACAGCTGAAACTAGTAACCCAGCAGCATCTGGCAGGAGAGAACTTCACGAACTTCCAGTGACTGAAGTAAGCCACGCGACTGAGAGTGTTAATTCTGCTACCCCGGTGACACAGGTGTCAGACTCGGAAACAGCAAACCATACAACACAGTCTTTACCACAGGTAGATGCCAGTCCAGAACAATCGGAACCAGTTCAGTCGGAACCAGTTCAGTCAGGTGCTGAACAGATAAGACTGGTTCAGGGTAGTCAGAGTCTGCCTAGACCTGGTCGTCTTGCTGTGCATGACGGCAAAATTGTGATCAATCCTGAAAACTTTGGTGTTGCTGAATCTAACAGCATTTCTTCCCACACGCTAGACACACCGAGACAAGGCCAGCTTGAGGTGAAGGAAGGACAGATAGTGTTGAAAGTTGATGGTGATGGAGACGAAGCATTGACTAGACAGATGAGAGGAATTCAGTCTCCACTGGAGGGGGAAGGGAGTCAGTCGACGGGGGGAGGAACTTTAGATGTACAAGATGGAGTCATTGTGTTCAGACCTCGGGAATCATGA